The Pollutimonas sp. M17 sequence ACTTCCGCCTGTCCGAGCCGCTGGAATGGCAGCGCGAGCGCTTCCGCACCCATATCCGGGCCAGCCGGAAAAGCGGCCTGCCGCTCATCATACACACGCGCTCGGCCAGCGCCGACACGCTGCGCATCATGAAGGAAGAGGGTGCCGACCAGTACGGCGGCGTCATGCATTGCTTTACGGAATCCTGGGAGGTCGCCCAGGCCGCCATGGAGCTGAATTTCTATATTTCGCTTTCCGGCATCGTCACCTTCAAGAAAGCCGAGGATTTGCACGAGCTGGCCCGGAAGCTGCCGCTGGACCGCTTGCTGATCGAGACCGATTCACCATACCTTGCGCCTGTTCCTCATCGCGGGAAAATCAACGATCCCTCCAAGGTAATGCATGTGGCAGAGAAAATAGCCGATCTGAAGGGTATTCCAGTGGCTCAGGTAGCTGAGCACTCCACAAATAATTTTTTCAGTCTTTTCAATA is a genomic window containing:
- a CDS encoding TatD family hydrolase codes for the protein MYVDSHCHLDFPELAQNLPDILGRMAQNQVSHALVVSVNLPDWPGLMELVGPQPNLYASVGVHPDYEDTPEPTVDELARLAQSPKVVAIGETGLDYFRLSEPLEWQRERFRTHIRASRKSGLPLIIHTRSASADTLRIMKEEGADQYGGVMHCFTESWEVAQAAMELNFYISLSGIVTFKKAEDLHELARKLPLDRLLIETDSPYLAPVPHRGKINDPSKVMHVAEKIADLKGIPVAQVAEHSTNNFFSLFNKI